A genomic window from Methanobacterium sp. BRmetb2 includes:
- a CDS encoding V-type ATP synthase subunit E, with the protein MSSGAEKIVSSILSDAQGEADAVIQEAETEATSIISEGEEQAKMEKEKIIDDAKKQANMKYQQIISEAKMNSRRMELEGREEVIDQAFTKAEEELRKIASSSSAEYLESLKNIVKEASTEIGGGDLLVLLKEEDVSKIKDSLSDIGKEVETATGSKTTLDIGDNIKTIGGAIVKTKNGEIEVNNTIEARMQRFKKALRSEVARVLFE; encoded by the coding sequence CTGTAATTCAAGAAGCTGAAACAGAAGCGACATCAATTATTTCCGAGGGCGAGGAACAAGCCAAAATGGAGAAAGAAAAAATAATTGATGATGCTAAAAAACAAGCTAATATGAAATATCAGCAGATAATCTCTGAAGCCAAGATGAACTCCAGGAGAATGGAGTTGGAAGGGCGAGAAGAGGTAATTGATCAGGCTTTTACCAAAGCTGAAGAAGAATTAAGAAAAATTGCTTCAAGTTCTTCTGCAGAATATCTCGAATCATTAAAAAATATAGTAAAAGAAGCTTCAACTGAAATTGGTGGAGGGGACCTTCTTGTTCTTTTAAAAGAAGAAGATGTCTCCAAAATAAAAGATTCTTTATCTGATATTGGTAAAGAAGTTGAAACTGCCACTGGTAGTAAAACAACTCTTGATATAGGGGATAATATTAAAACCATTGGTGGAGCAATTGTTAAAACTAAAAATGGCGAAATAGAGGTAAACAATACTATCGAGGCAAGGATGCAGAGGTTTAAAAAAGCTCTAAGATCAGAAGTTGCACGAGTACTGTTTGAATAG